From Streptomyces sp. Edi4, one genomic window encodes:
- a CDS encoding HisA/HisF-related TIM barrel protein, with product MGSSPQAFQDRNAHIGDLIIPCIDVARGAATEPSAIPGLRDPLDVIEIVRAYAAGSAQKIFLDVFDAWDAIDYLPAVLSSIKESGVDILVSVEHGLLPSVKLLGDLFEAGADIVSISTAMVDDPGTVRAAIGEYGGDRLMGVINSRQTAPGEWQAYVRDGEQRAGANASAMAARFADLRVGAILANSIDREGTGQGFDLALTRAVAEASRLPVIASGGCGTLQHLRDALHNGQATYVLVNKMVHNGKHSIAEIRDFLMADSLYRPDH from the coding sequence ATGGGATCCTCCCCACAGGCGTTCCAGGACCGTAATGCCCACATAGGCGACCTCATCATCCCCTGTATCGATGTCGCCCGGGGCGCCGCCACCGAACCGTCCGCGATCCCTGGCCTGCGCGACCCGTTGGACGTGATCGAGATCGTCCGGGCGTACGCCGCCGGCAGCGCGCAGAAGATCTTCCTGGACGTCTTCGACGCGTGGGACGCGATCGACTACCTCCCGGCTGTCCTGAGCAGCATCAAGGAGAGCGGAGTGGACATCCTGGTCTCGGTGGAACACGGTCTTCTCCCGTCCGTGAAACTCCTCGGAGATCTCTTCGAGGCCGGCGCGGACATCGTGTCCATCAGCACCGCGATGGTCGATGACCCAGGGACCGTGCGGGCGGCCATCGGCGAGTACGGCGGTGACCGGCTCATGGGCGTCATCAACAGCAGGCAGACCGCCCCCGGGGAATGGCAGGCATACGTCCGTGACGGCGAGCAACGCGCCGGCGCCAACGCTTCAGCCATGGCCGCGCGCTTCGCCGACCTGCGGGTCGGCGCGATCCTGGCGAACAGCATCGACCGCGAGGGCACAGGACAGGGCTTCGACCTCGCGCTCACCCGGGCTGTGGCCGAGGCATCGAGGCTCCCGGTCATCGCCTCCGGCGGATGCGGCACCCTCCAGCACCTGCGCGACGCTCTCCACAACGGCCAGGCCACCTACGTCCTGGTCAACAAGATGGTCCACAACGGCAAGCACTCCATCGCAGAGATCCGGGACTTCCTCATGGCCGACAGCCTCTACCGGCCGGACCACTGA
- a CDS encoding acyl-CoA dehydrogenase family protein, which produces MTFTLEPSYDDNPRLQELVVRLRGYLRDELVPFERERGITAESKLDRPTLQNVWKRSRELGFYGVSLPVELGGQGLSFFELCALKEELTASGATLSHSVLGDMGGPLRVGAIVKYATEKQRERYLMPVIRGERACCFSITEEDAGSDVRRMTTTATPDGDTYVLNGKKVFSSAAPFADFAIVVARTAGAEETYSAFLVDLDTPGCRVLEGEVPMSGQQVEGDLLFEDCRIPSGNLLGEIGQGLRIGIGRITLNRLLHCPSLIGAARRAWDLSLDHAMNRVVFGQPLLAHQAIHHKIAEMATEIYAARSMVMATAAKADRGDNVSVEANMCKLFTSEACFRVVDQAVQIHGKAGLTRGNEVEQIFRSLRMFRIVTGTTEIHKNAIAKGLI; this is translated from the coding sequence ATGACTTTCACCCTCGAACCCTCCTACGACGACAACCCCCGCCTTCAGGAACTCGTCGTCCGCCTGCGTGGCTACCTGCGCGACGAACTGGTCCCCTTCGAGCGCGAGCGCGGCATCACGGCTGAGAGCAAACTCGATCGCCCCACCCTTCAGAACGTTTGGAAGCGCAGCCGTGAACTCGGCTTCTACGGCGTCAGCCTGCCCGTCGAGCTCGGCGGCCAGGGTCTGAGCTTCTTCGAACTGTGCGCCCTGAAAGAGGAGCTGACTGCCTCCGGCGCCACTCTCTCCCACTCGGTCCTCGGCGACATGGGGGGTCCGCTGCGCGTCGGGGCCATCGTGAAGTACGCCACCGAGAAGCAGCGCGAGCGATACCTCATGCCCGTCATCCGGGGCGAGCGCGCCTGCTGCTTCTCCATCACGGAAGAGGACGCGGGCTCCGACGTACGCCGGATGACGACCACCGCCACACCGGACGGCGACACATACGTCCTCAACGGCAAGAAGGTCTTCAGCTCCGCGGCGCCCTTCGCGGACTTCGCCATCGTCGTGGCCCGCACGGCCGGCGCCGAGGAGACATACAGTGCCTTCCTCGTCGACCTGGACACCCCCGGCTGCCGCGTCCTGGAAGGCGAAGTCCCCATGTCCGGACAGCAGGTGGAGGGCGACCTGCTCTTCGAGGACTGCCGGATCCCGTCCGGCAACCTGCTCGGCGAGATCGGCCAGGGCCTGCGCATCGGCATCGGCCGTATCACCCTCAATCGCCTTCTGCACTGTCCGTCCCTGATCGGCGCGGCCCGCCGCGCCTGGGACCTGTCCTTGGACCACGCGATGAACCGCGTCGTCTTCGGACAGCCGCTGCTGGCCCACCAGGCCATCCACCACAAGATCGCCGAGATGGCCACGGAGATCTACGCCGCCCGGTCGATGGTGATGGCGACGGCGGCGAAGGCCGACCGGGGCGACAACGTCTCCGTCGAGGCCAACATGTGCAAGCTGTTCACTTCCGAGGCGTGTTTCCGCGTCGTCGACCAGGCCGTCCAGATCCACGGCAAGGCCGGGCTG
- a CDS encoding TetR/AcrR family transcriptional regulator: METKPAGDRRVRRTRAALRTALVDLVLEKGFHAITVEEIAERANVGRATFYGHYRDKEDLLVGIVQDLSEDRERLLPAIEQAQDKGFTGLPVLYVFQHAEQERSVYRVILRGEGDGRALREFTGIICAQAEKVFRTRAEQLGVTPRVPLDVVARAWTGELVGLLSWWVECDTGYAAEEITAHLRDLSVYGRVWATGLTPADAPGALDLARP; encoded by the coding sequence GTGGAAACGAAGCCCGCCGGCGACCGGCGCGTCCGCCGGACCCGCGCCGCCCTGCGCACGGCGCTGGTCGATCTGGTGCTGGAGAAGGGGTTCCACGCGATCACGGTCGAGGAGATCGCGGAGCGCGCGAACGTCGGACGAGCCACCTTCTATGGGCATTACCGCGACAAGGAAGACCTGCTGGTGGGGATCGTGCAGGACCTCTCCGAGGACCGCGAACGGCTCCTGCCGGCCATAGAACAGGCCCAGGACAAGGGCTTCACCGGTCTTCCCGTGCTGTACGTCTTCCAACACGCCGAGCAGGAGCGGTCCGTCTACCGGGTCATCCTGCGCGGCGAGGGCGACGGACGGGCGCTGCGCGAGTTCACCGGGATCATCTGCGCGCAGGCCGAGAAGGTCTTCCGTACCCGCGCCGAGCAGCTTGGCGTCACGCCGCGCGTCCCGCTCGACGTCGTGGCCCGCGCCTGGACCGGCGAACTGGTCGGCCTGCTGTCCTGGTGGGTGGAGTGCGACACCGGCTACGCCGCCGAGGAAATCACCGCGCACCTGCGGGATCTGTCCGTGTACGGCCGGGTCTGGGCCACGGGGCTCACCCCGGCGGACGCTCCTGGAGCGCTGGATCTGGCGCGGCCGTAA
- a CDS encoding long-chain fatty acid--CoA ligase produces MNLGRYVRRTAGHQPDAEAVVCGTNRLTYAELDDHSDRLAVALRGLGLGQGDRVATLAGNRAELVVTEISLYKAGLVRVPINARLGAPEVSHLLRESDARVLFADSDHLEAVRVAMPGTGTETVIGYDGPSALGPTYLDMLSENPPEPVDVECAERDAAVLHFTSGSTGRLKAAIQTYGNRLALLRKMVMSVDARVGPGDKKVLAGPVTHASGMPLLGIFFTGGCAVILPRWDPREFLATIQRERATHAFVVPTMVNSVLALPDAHTYDTSSLRQLIYGAAPMSPQRIREAWEFFGPVLSQGYGCGETTSGVLFLSTEDHRRAVEGQDEELLLSCGRPLAEAEVAILDEDGTPLPDGEIGEIAVRGPDVVPGYLGAPDLTAASFRDSWFLTGDLARRRADGYVFIVDRKKDMIVSGGFNVYSVEVESVLHQHPDVYEAAVVGVPDEQWGEAVKAVVVPREGTAPAASDLIDFCAGRLARMKKPRSVDFVAALPHNPNGKIDRRAIRDHYWAGADRRVN; encoded by the coding sequence ATGAACCTGGGGCGCTACGTCCGTCGGACGGCGGGTCACCAACCCGATGCCGAAGCCGTGGTCTGCGGCACGAATCGGCTCACGTACGCGGAACTGGACGACCACAGCGACCGGCTCGCGGTCGCCCTGCGCGGGCTCGGCCTGGGTCAGGGCGACCGCGTGGCGACTCTCGCCGGGAACAGGGCCGAGCTGGTCGTGACGGAGATATCCCTGTACAAGGCGGGGTTGGTGCGCGTTCCGATCAACGCGCGACTCGGCGCCCCTGAGGTGTCCCACCTGCTGCGCGAGTCGGATGCCCGGGTGCTGTTCGCGGACAGCGACCACCTGGAGGCCGTACGCGTCGCCATGCCCGGCACCGGCACGGAGACGGTCATCGGCTACGACGGTCCCAGTGCTCTCGGGCCCACGTACCTGGACATGCTGTCTGAGAATCCCCCTGAACCGGTGGACGTGGAATGTGCCGAGCGCGACGCCGCCGTTCTGCACTTCACCTCGGGGTCCACCGGCAGGCTCAAGGCCGCGATCCAGACGTACGGGAACCGTCTGGCCCTGCTGCGCAAGATGGTGATGAGCGTCGACGCCCGGGTCGGCCCCGGGGACAAGAAGGTCCTCGCCGGCCCCGTCACGCACGCTTCCGGCATGCCGCTGCTCGGCATCTTCTTCACCGGCGGCTGCGCGGTGATTCTGCCGCGCTGGGACCCCCGGGAATTCCTCGCCACCATCCAGCGCGAGCGCGCCACCCATGCGTTCGTCGTCCCGACGATGGTCAACAGCGTGCTGGCGCTGCCCGACGCCCACACCTACGACACCTCCAGCCTGCGCCAGCTGATCTACGGCGCCGCACCCATGTCCCCGCAACGGATCCGCGAGGCTTGGGAGTTCTTCGGCCCGGTGCTGTCCCAGGGCTACGGCTGCGGCGAGACGACCTCCGGCGTGCTGTTCCTCTCCACCGAAGATCACCGCCGGGCCGTCGAAGGCCAGGACGAGGAACTGCTGCTGTCCTGCGGGCGCCCGCTCGCCGAAGCCGAGGTGGCGATCCTCGACGAGGACGGGACTCCGCTTCCCGACGGGGAGATCGGTGAGATCGCCGTACGAGGTCCGGATGTCGTCCCCGGCTATCTGGGCGCGCCCGACCTGACCGCCGCCTCCTTCCGCGACAGCTGGTTCCTCACCGGCGATCTCGCCCGCCGCCGCGCGGACGGCTATGTCTTCATCGTCGACCGCAAGAAGGACATGATCGTCTCCGGTGGGTTCAACGTCTACTCCGTCGAGGTCGAGTCCGTCCTGCACCAGCACCCCGACGTCTACGAGGCGGCCGTCGTCGGCGTCCCCGACGAGCAGTGGGGCGAGGCGGTCAAGGCGGTCGTCGTGCCGCGCGAGGGAACCGCGCCGGCCGCGTCCGACCTCATCGACTTCTGCGCCGGCCGACTGGCCCGCATGAAGAAACCGCGCTCGGTCGACTTCGTCGCCGCGCTGCCCCACAACCCCAACGGCAAGATCGACCGCCGCGCGATCCGCGACCACTACTGGGCCGGCGCCGACCGCCGCGTCAACTGA
- a CDS encoding amino acid adenylation domain-containing protein — protein MVSPSDATCCDHARTWNRVQVDYPRNATIPSLFIEQAERCPDAHAVEWQGGKWSYRQLAERARRGATGLRTRRVQGGEVVAVAMDRSPEAVAAIFAILLAGATYLPLDPSYPADRLARILTEADVRVAVSAPGRRIEVPDGVTVLDTDALFATADEADEQWWRGRAAGDAAYVIYTSGSTGAPKGVVCPHRGQTRLARGGGDLRILPEDRVLATTNLTFDISCYEMFATLLNGACLIPVRAEDLLDSKTLETVLRERRISVMWLSAGLFHQHAHAAPEMFAGLRCLIAGGDALGPRAVRAVLENGRPQMFLNGYGPTEDSSLATTHRVAELSQRAKNVPIGTNVPGSTAYVVRDDGTIAGPGETGELWVGGDGVALGYLKDPEKTADRFVEDPWSPLEVRSRLYRTGDMARWRQDGALEYLGRRDRQVKLRGYRVELDEVEAVLADHSRVRQAAVGVVGQGAGELLAAAVVAQSGQARGELSQRLREHARDRLPSYMVPARIAVVDALPLSSSGKVDRRELADLAAPASSSGTDDTAPRDAWERAVADVWRDVLHLDTVARDDTFFALGGTSLHATQITAAIRERLRTDAGCGRAMIRELVGDPSLAGFAATVHALHEGRAGDETPVDFATESRLAPDLRFTAPAAANPRAPAQVLLTGATGFLGTHLVEHLLRSGVERVHCLIRADDPETALNRLTARMRRYGVDCEPLMDRVVPVPGDLAEFHLGLSDTTWGHLAGGLDLIVHCGSRVNFVYPYSALAPVNVGGTRTVLELAAEQTTKPVHYISSIAVLVGFGTAGVTHVEENTPLDHADRISLGYPETKWVAESLVAEAGRRGLPVAIHRPYEVTGTRDGGVWNTDRHHDVRPVPHHRGDRSRPGPEPAPGLRPRRLHGGGDRAHPHPSGTRRTRLPPHQRPRRPSAPPGGPPGRHGIPGPNHLV, from the coding sequence GTGGTCTCACCATCGGACGCCACTTGTTGCGATCACGCTCGCACCTGGAATCGCGTACAAGTCGATTACCCGCGCAATGCCACCATTCCTTCCCTCTTCATCGAGCAGGCGGAACGCTGCCCCGATGCCCACGCCGTCGAGTGGCAGGGCGGAAAATGGAGTTACCGGCAACTGGCTGAACGGGCCCGGCGCGGTGCCACGGGCCTGCGAACCCGCCGGGTGCAGGGGGGAGAGGTGGTCGCCGTCGCGATGGACCGTTCCCCGGAAGCGGTCGCCGCGATCTTCGCGATTCTGCTCGCCGGAGCAACGTATCTCCCGCTGGATCCTTCCTACCCCGCGGACCGGCTCGCGCGGATCCTCACTGAGGCGGACGTGCGCGTGGCGGTGTCCGCGCCCGGCCGGCGGATCGAGGTGCCCGACGGTGTGACGGTCCTCGACACCGACGCCCTGTTCGCCACCGCGGACGAGGCCGACGAGCAGTGGTGGCGCGGGCGGGCCGCGGGCGACGCGGCCTACGTCATCTACACCTCCGGTTCGACCGGCGCTCCCAAGGGTGTGGTCTGTCCTCATCGCGGCCAGACAAGGTTGGCCCGCGGCGGCGGTGACCTGCGTATCCTCCCCGAGGATCGCGTGCTGGCGACCACCAACTTGACCTTTGACATCTCGTGCTACGAGATGTTCGCCACGCTGCTCAACGGGGCCTGTCTCATACCTGTCCGCGCCGAGGATCTGCTGGATTCCAAGACTCTGGAGACGGTGCTGAGGGAGCGGCGGATCAGCGTGATGTGGCTGAGTGCCGGGTTGTTCCACCAGCATGCCCACGCCGCCCCGGAGATGTTCGCCGGTCTGCGGTGTCTGATCGCGGGCGGTGACGCGCTCGGGCCGCGTGCGGTGCGCGCGGTGCTGGAGAACGGGCGGCCCCAGATGTTCCTCAATGGCTACGGGCCTACCGAGGACTCCTCTCTGGCGACGACCCACCGCGTCGCGGAGTTGTCCCAGCGGGCGAAGAATGTGCCCATCGGGACCAACGTGCCGGGTTCGACGGCCTACGTGGTGCGCGATGACGGCACCATCGCCGGCCCGGGCGAGACCGGCGAGTTGTGGGTGGGCGGGGACGGCGTGGCCCTTGGCTATCTCAAAGACCCCGAGAAGACGGCTGACCGGTTCGTCGAGGACCCATGGTCACCCCTGGAGGTGCGCTCGCGCCTCTACCGGACCGGCGACATGGCACGGTGGCGCCAAGACGGCGCGCTCGAATATCTGGGCCGGCGCGACCGGCAGGTCAAACTGCGCGGCTATCGGGTGGAACTGGACGAGGTCGAGGCGGTGTTGGCGGACCATTCCCGGGTGCGGCAGGCCGCCGTGGGGGTGGTCGGACAAGGCGCCGGCGAGTTGCTGGCAGCCGCGGTGGTGGCACAATCCGGCCAAGCACGAGGAGAGTTGTCGCAGCGGTTGCGCGAGCACGCGCGCGATCGGCTGCCCTCCTACATGGTCCCCGCCCGCATCGCTGTGGTGGACGCGTTGCCTCTGTCCTCCAGCGGCAAGGTCGACCGCCGGGAACTCGCGGACCTGGCGGCGCCCGCCTCGTCATCCGGCACCGATGACACCGCGCCCCGTGATGCATGGGAACGGGCCGTCGCCGACGTCTGGCGTGACGTCCTGCACCTGGACACCGTGGCCCGCGACGACACCTTCTTCGCGCTGGGGGGCACCTCGCTGCATGCCACCCAGATCACCGCCGCGATCCGTGAACGGCTGCGGACAGACGCCGGATGCGGACGCGCGATGATCCGCGAGCTGGTCGGCGACCCGTCCCTGGCCGGCTTCGCCGCCACCGTGCACGCCCTGCACGAGGGGCGGGCGGGGGACGAGACACCCGTGGACTTCGCGACCGAGTCCCGGCTCGCACCCGACCTGCGTTTCACAGCGCCCGCGGCCGCGAACCCCCGGGCCCCCGCCCAGGTACTGCTGACCGGCGCGACCGGCTTCCTGGGCACCCACCTCGTGGAGCACCTGCTGCGATCCGGCGTCGAACGCGTCCATTGCCTGATCCGCGCGGACGACCCGGAGACGGCCCTCAACCGCCTGACCGCCCGGATGCGGCGCTACGGCGTGGACTGCGAGCCGTTGATGGACCGCGTCGTCCCCGTCCCCGGGGACCTGGCGGAGTTTCACCTGGGCCTGTCCGATACGACGTGGGGCCACCTGGCCGGCGGACTCGACCTGATCGTGCACTGCGGCTCACGTGTCAACTTCGTCTACCCCTATTCGGCGCTGGCCCCGGTCAACGTCGGGGGCACCCGCACCGTGCTGGAACTCGCGGCCGAGCAGACCACCAAGCCGGTCCACTACATCTCCTCCATCGCCGTGCTCGTCGGCTTCGGCACCGCCGGTGTCACCCACGTCGAGGAGAACACCCCTCTCGATCACGCGGACCGCATCTCCCTGGGCTACCCCGAGACCAAATGGGTCGCCGAGAGTCTGGTTGCCGAGGCCGGGCGCCGTGGGCTGCCGGTGGCCATCCACCGGCCGTACGAGGTGACCGGAACCCGCGACGGCGGCGTGTGGAACACCGACAGACACCATGATGTGCGCCCTGTTCCGCACCATCGCGGAGACCGGTCTCGCCCCGGACCTGAGCCTGCCCCTGGACTTCGTCCCCGTCGACTACACGGCGGAGGCGATCGTGCACATCCTCACCCATCAGGAACCCGACGGACGCGTCTACCACCTCACCAACGCCCACGACGCCCGTCTGCCCCTCCTGGTGGACCGCCTGGTCGCCATGGGATACCCGGTCCGAACCATCTCGTATGA
- a CDS encoding FAD-dependent oxidoreductase, which yields MRIGIAGAGIAGLTLAWLLDGVHESVVLEARDDLGGNLRSQRFIDTHGTPRMVDLGVHSVSLEAFPLFSRLTNALGLSEDDWVSAPASHTIEVAEQEAPFFQGPLTASVGDEEAEGDGLPPRDAGQAVTTLVRESAKWAARGLDWQVPLRDMVEPWPWPTALKENVVYALPAILWGCDLARASTLSARAVAALFADGAPAGSTPLTQTLRHGMQDVAWRLAAQLNSADLRPGTALRGIRRAGDRLAMIDATGVPHEVDAVVLAVPADAAARALQDLPDAEPARRALASYRYADIDQGLHLDPCYVARALRHRSTTNIAVDGSWALGCIRRRFEASGEVYVSQLDHRANLPRQLLARTTFRTLLPFPAMFAAQRRLGPLQGRGGLHFAGHVVAQGATQEAAVATAVDTARRLGCDSPRLKTLAPS from the coding sequence ATGAGAATCGGTATCGCGGGTGCCGGTATCGCCGGCTTGACCCTGGCCTGGCTGCTCGACGGAGTCCACGAGAGTGTCGTACTCGAAGCCCGGGACGACCTCGGCGGCAACCTCCGCTCGCAGCGGTTCATCGACACGCACGGCACGCCGCGGATGGTCGACCTGGGTGTGCACAGCGTGTCGTTGGAGGCCTTCCCCCTCTTCTCGCGACTGACAAACGCCCTGGGGCTGAGTGAGGACGACTGGGTGTCCGCGCCCGCGTCCCACACCATCGAGGTCGCCGAACAGGAGGCCCCGTTCTTCCAGGGGCCGCTCACCGCGTCCGTCGGCGACGAAGAGGCGGAAGGCGATGGGCTCCCACCCCGGGACGCGGGGCAAGCGGTGACGACGCTCGTGCGTGAATCCGCCAAGTGGGCCGCGCGCGGCCTCGACTGGCAGGTTCCGCTGCGCGACATGGTGGAGCCCTGGCCTTGGCCCACGGCGCTGAAGGAGAACGTGGTGTACGCGCTGCCCGCCATTCTTTGGGGCTGCGACCTGGCGCGGGCCTCGACGCTTTCCGCACGGGCGGTTGCCGCTCTGTTCGCGGATGGGGCCCCCGCCGGGTCGACGCCGCTCACGCAGACACTGCGTCACGGTATGCAGGACGTCGCCTGGCGGCTGGCGGCACAACTGAACAGCGCTGACCTGCGCCCCGGGACCGCGCTGCGGGGCATACGGCGCGCGGGCGATCGGCTGGCCATGATCGACGCCACCGGTGTCCCACACGAGGTCGACGCGGTCGTCCTGGCCGTTCCCGCCGACGCCGCCGCCCGGGCGCTCCAGGACTTGCCGGACGCCGAGCCGGCACGGCGAGCCCTCGCCTCGTACCGGTACGCGGACATCGACCAGGGTCTGCACCTGGACCCTTGTTATGTCGCCCGCGCCCTGCGGCACCGGTCCACAACGAACATCGCCGTGGACGGGTCCTGGGCCCTTGGTTGCATTCGGCGCCGCTTCGAGGCCAGCGGCGAGGTGTACGTCAGCCAACTCGACCACCGCGCGAACCTTCCGCGTCAGCTCCTCGCGCGGACCACCTTCCGCACTCTTCTGCCATTTCCGGCCATGTTCGCCGCGCAGCGGCGACTCGGCCCGCTCCAAGGCCGTGGCGGTCTTCACTTCGCCGGCCATGTCGTGGCGCAAGGCGCGACCCAGGAAGCAGCCGTCGCCACCGCGGTCGACACGGCACGGCGACTGGGATGCGACAGCCCACGCCTGAAAACACTCGCCCCCTCCTGA
- a CDS encoding zinc-dependent alcohol dehydrogenase family protein, with protein MRSVVFTQYGEPADVLTVTETPMTDPGAGEVRVRLTARPINPSDLLLIRGHYGRPAALRPPSPGEPATALVGFEGAGVVDRAAAGVGLRPGDRVAVSADGTWQEYLNVPAADVVEIPDSLPDDLACQLTINPMTANLLLDGLGLVAGDVLLQTASASAVGRMITTLARQRGIRCAGLVRRPHPAPPDNDSAQIVAVPSDSAREQLAEFAGAQGIAAALDAVGGATGRLALDCVREGGRMTVYGMLSGSPIPVPPDALVFRGITLDGFWLPERLKGMLPEQIADLTRTVTEQLTSRQLNAPVAARYDLADIKEAVRRAESGSGGGKILLVG; from the coding sequence ATGCGTTCCGTCGTCTTCACCCAGTACGGAGAACCCGCCGACGTCCTGACGGTGACCGAGACCCCGATGACCGACCCCGGCGCGGGTGAGGTCCGCGTTCGCCTGACGGCCCGCCCCATCAACCCCTCCGACCTGCTGCTGATCCGGGGACACTACGGTCGGCCGGCAGCGCTTCGACCGCCCTCACCAGGCGAACCGGCCACGGCGCTGGTGGGTTTCGAAGGGGCGGGTGTCGTGGACAGGGCAGCCGCCGGCGTCGGCCTTCGACCGGGAGACCGAGTCGCGGTATCCGCCGACGGCACCTGGCAGGAATACCTCAACGTGCCGGCGGCGGACGTGGTGGAGATCCCCGACTCCCTGCCGGACGACCTCGCGTGCCAGCTGACCATCAATCCCATGACCGCGAACCTGCTCCTGGACGGCTTGGGCCTGGTCGCGGGCGACGTCCTGCTCCAGACCGCCTCCGCCTCCGCCGTGGGCCGGATGATCACCACGCTGGCACGACAACGCGGTATCCGCTGTGCCGGCCTGGTTCGCCGTCCGCACCCGGCCCCGCCCGACAACGACTCGGCGCAGATAGTCGCCGTCCCCTCGGACTCGGCCCGTGAACAGCTCGCGGAATTCGCCGGTGCACAGGGCATCGCGGCCGCCCTCGACGCCGTCGGGGGTGCCACCGGCCGACTCGCTCTGGACTGCGTCCGCGAGGGCGGACGCATGACCGTCTACGGCATGCTGTCAGGCTCCCCCATCCCCGTCCCACCGGACGCACTCGTCTTCCGTGGCATCACTCTCGACGGCTTCTGGCTGCCCGAACGGCTCAAGGGCATGCTCCCGGAGCAGATCGCCGACCTGACCCGCACCGTGACCGAGCAACTGACGTCCCGTCAACTGAACGCGCCTGTCGCGGCCCGCTATGACCTCGCGGACATCAAAGAGGCTGTGCGCCGGGCCGAAAGCGGATCGGGCGGCGGCAAGATCCTGCTGGTGGGCTGA